In Cloacibacterium caeni, a single window of DNA contains:
- a CDS encoding GumC family protein, producing the protein MGHIEGKHFIQNDKSELKLEILKYLRRWPLFLFSTIIALVLAWLYLRYTPPVYVTKSSLYVKIRGAKSGELMGVKDFQNMALPSGLMANSVDNELSLLTSHPLLWNVVKKAGLDVKVISKGRVKDVDLYEKSPVFGSILSLNNSREFKSKSYEINPFDKNGFKLTDEKNLIKGNFGVPVKTSWGVFVLNRNPKINFNEPLVISFINPKKIVMQLEASIDLSIPEKKSNIIELSRKETNPIRSERILNELMDQYNTDAIKDKNEEAYATANFIDERLKLITRELGGIENQKESFKEANKIADLQAQAQLNLQNASESTKKIMEYATQLEMVNSVLKMVNSSGNDQLLPTNIGMPSALDGMISDYNQLVLSRNRTLRQATNSNPAVVQFNKEITSLRELIKDNLKKSQANIQMSMGQTQEQMNLSKDALGKFPMQEKMFRSIERQQNLKEALFIYLLQKREETAIALSANTAKAKIVNPAFTIDSPVSPKKSNAYALALALGMLIPIGILYIVFALDTKIHSRRDVKKTLQEIPFVGEIPNAGEIEDAVIRKNDFSGFAEAFRIMLTNIKFLINDKKEGETTVIMVSSSIKGEGKTTISTNTALALAQNRKVLLIGADLRNPQLKKFTSLTKRGLSDFLASKQAETSLDSFIQTSNLNPNLDILPSGSIPPNPTYLLSNANMDKIYSALQSKYEFIILDTAPMLLVSDSFHLIKNTDLLLYVMRADFTDVDMLEVASEINRENANNKLAIVLNDVKDRNISHYDKKYGHGYYSDDYKSKKVNKIFKWISKFTK; encoded by the coding sequence ATGGGGCATATAGAAGGAAAGCATTTTATTCAAAATGATAAATCAGAATTAAAATTAGAGATTCTAAAATACTTAAGAAGGTGGCCTCTATTTTTATTTTCTACAATTATAGCACTTGTTTTAGCTTGGTTATACTTGCGTTATACCCCTCCTGTATATGTTACGAAATCATCTCTATATGTGAAGATAAGGGGTGCGAAAAGTGGCGAACTTATGGGGGTTAAAGACTTCCAAAACATGGCATTGCCTTCCGGATTAATGGCAAATAGTGTAGACAATGAATTATCCTTACTCACTTCACATCCCCTTTTGTGGAATGTTGTTAAAAAAGCAGGGTTAGATGTAAAAGTCATTAGTAAGGGAAGAGTAAAAGATGTAGATTTATATGAGAAATCTCCTGTTTTTGGTTCAATATTGTCGCTGAATAATTCTAGAGAATTTAAATCAAAAAGTTATGAAATAAATCCTTTTGATAAAAACGGATTTAAACTTACAGATGAAAAGAATTTGATTAAAGGTAATTTTGGAGTACCTGTGAAAACATCTTGGGGGGTATTTGTTTTAAATAGAAATCCTAAAATCAATTTTAATGAGCCATTGGTGATATCATTTATTAATCCCAAAAAAATAGTTATGCAGTTAGAGGCTTCAATAGACTTGTCTATTCCTGAAAAGAAGTCTAACATCATTGAGTTAAGTCGTAAGGAAACTAATCCTATACGTTCGGAGAGAATATTGAATGAGTTGATGGATCAATACAATACGGATGCGATTAAAGACAAAAATGAAGAGGCGTATGCTACAGCAAATTTTATTGACGAAAGATTAAAGTTAATCACTAGGGAATTAGGGGGGATTGAAAACCAAAAGGAAAGTTTTAAAGAAGCGAATAAAATTGCAGATTTACAAGCACAGGCTCAATTAAATTTGCAGAATGCAAGTGAAAGCACCAAAAAAATAATGGAATATGCAACTCAATTAGAGATGGTAAACTCCGTGTTAAAAATGGTGAATTCATCAGGGAATGATCAGTTATTACCTACTAATATTGGGATGCCTTCAGCGCTTGATGGAATGATTAGTGATTACAATCAATTAGTACTATCCAGAAACAGAACTTTGCGTCAGGCTACGAATTCTAATCCTGCAGTCGTTCAGTTTAACAAGGAAATTACAAGTCTTAGAGAATTAATTAAAGATAACCTTAAAAAATCACAGGCCAATATTCAAATGTCTATGGGGCAAACTCAAGAACAGATGAATTTATCAAAAGATGCTCTAGGAAAATTTCCAATGCAGGAAAAAATGTTTAGAAGTATAGAAAGACAACAAAATTTAAAAGAAGCTCTTTTTATATATCTACTTCAGAAAAGAGAAGAGACAGCCATTGCATTATCTGCCAATACTGCAAAGGCTAAAATTGTAAACCCAGCTTTTACGATAGATAGTCCTGTTTCTCCGAAAAAGAGTAATGCATATGCTCTAGCTTTAGCATTGGGGATGCTAATACCCATTGGTATTTTATATATTGTTTTTGCTTTAGATACTAAAATTCATAGTCGTAGAGATGTTAAAAAAACTTTACAAGAAATCCCTTTTGTAGGAGAGATTCCCAATGCAGGAGAGATTGAAGATGCTGTAATTAGGAAAAATGATTTTTCGGGGTTTGCAGAAGCCTTTAGGATAATGCTCACGAATATAAAATTTTTGATTAATGATAAAAAAGAAGGAGAAACTACAGTGATTATGGTATCTTCTTCAATAAAGGGTGAAGGCAAGACCACGATAAGTACTAACACGGCTTTAGCATTGGCTCAAAATAGGAAAGTGCTTTTGATTGGGGCAGATTTAAGAAATCCTCAATTAAAAAAATTTACAAGTCTTACTAAAAGAGGGTTGTCAGATTTTTTAGCTTCTAAACAAGCTGAAACGTCTTTAGATAGTTTTATTCAAACGTCTAATCTAAATCCAAATTTAGATATTCTACCGAGTGGCTCAATACCTCCAAATCCTACATATTTACTTTCTAATGCTAATATGGACAAAATTTATAGTGCTCTACAATCTAAATATGAATTTATCATATTAGACACTGCCCCTATGCTTTTGGTAAGTGATTCTTTTCATTTAATAAAAAACACGGATTTGCTATTATATGTAATGAGAGCAGATTTTACAGATGTAGATATGTTAGAAGTAGCGAGTGAAATAAATAGAGAAA